The Paenibacillus sp. RC334 nucleotide sequence AAAACCCGCTGAATATGAAAAACCGTGATGAATATCCAGTTCAAAGGTAAGCCACATAGCCAGACCGGACATGACTGCATGAACAAGGAACAAATAAGGAGCAGCAAACAAAAAGGCAAACTCGATTTGTTCCGATACACCGGTAAAAAAACAGACCAGGGCAGCAGTCAAAAATGTCTTTTGCACCTTTGGCTTCAAGTCTTCACGTGCTTCCTGAATAATCGCCAGCGCAATGGCTGGAATCGCAAACATCATGATTGGAAACAACCCTGACATAAAATAGCCCGCCGTCGGATCGCCAGCAAAAAATCGGGGTAAGTCTCCCTGCACTATGTTGCCTGACGGTGTTTTATATGTACCCAGTTGAAACCAGAATATATTATTAAGCAGATGATGGAGGCCAAAAGCCGCCAGCACCCGATACAAAATACCATAAATAAACAATCCGAAGCCGCCCAAGCTCAATTCCAGACCTGCTATAAACTGCAATCCTCTCTGAATGAGTGGAGCCACAATCAGCATCAGTCCTGCGAACACGGCGGAGAACAAGCCAATTAGCAGTAAAACAAATCGAGTCCCTCCAAAAAATTGGAGTACCTCGGGCAGCTTAATGCTTTTGAAGCGGTTATACGCCACCCCTGAAATGACACCTAAAATGATGCCAATGAGCGTCGCCGGATGAATGAGTCCGTTTCCAAATCTCAATGTGACCTGATCATATATTGCCATACCAGCCAATGCCGCCAATCCCGCCTGACCTGCCTGATTTGACATGCCGAGTGCTACACCAACCGCAAACAAATACGGCAAAAAATAAAAAATACCGTTCCCTGCCGCATTAGCCATATCAGACACCATTGGAAATCCCCAAGTGAACCAGGGAAGGCTACCGAGACTTAGTAATATAGCAGCAGCCGGTAACACCATCGTCGGGAGCATGACAGCACGACCAAGCTGTTGTAAGGATCCGAGCCAATTCATGGCATTCCTCTCCTTTCTATCCCTGATGGTAAGCCGAATAGATACTTTTGTCAAAGCGATTCTCTTGCTTGATTAAAAATACTTATATACGCTTTAAAGGTCTGGACAACTCCATTAAATGGCCTATTTAAGTTATATTTTGCTTGTTTATCAGCTTGGACCAAGCTATCCTGAAACAAAGGGGGATGGAGCAGCGATTCCATTACCATAACCAATAAAATAAGCGAATTCACCAAGATAATATCATCATAATGGCATACATACATTATATGAATTCCTGTAAGTATAATATACAGTTCCTGACTAAACTTAACCAAGCAACTGAGTGAAAAAAAGTAAAGCCAAATATAGTTTAATTCCACACTAAAAACCTTCTTCCCCGTATTTCATCGGGGCGAAGGTTTTTCTTCATGTCCAGATTATCCTTTGCGTACAGCTTGGGTTACGGAATCCTCTACCTTAATGCAGCGATCCATAATAACCGTCATTCCATGCTCCTGCGCGATGTCAGCGGCTTCCTGGCTGATAATGCCCTGTTGAAGCCACAAAACCCTGGCACCAATGGCAGCTGCCTCACGAGCAACCTCCGCGCAGTACTCACTGCGACGGAATACATTGACCAGTTCCACAGGCTCAGGTACTTCTTCGAGACTTGCATAGCAAGTTTCTCCTAAAATCGTTTGCCCCGCTGCTGCAGGATTAACCGGAATAATCCGGTATCCCCGCTTTTGCATAGCATAAGACACCATATACGAGGTCCGGTCCGATTTATCAGACAAACCCACAACCGCAATGTTGCCTACTTGTTCCAAAATGCTTTTGATCTCTTCTCTTGACGGATTTTCAAAAGCCATCCTGTCCCCTCCTGTTCACTTCTAAAGCTTACTATTATTTTACCCACTCTACAGAGGCGCCAAGCGTCGTCAGATGGTCAAAATATTGCGGATATGATTTGGCAACATGATGCGCATCCTTGATCACCAGCGGTTTCTGGGCCCGTAGACCGACTACCGTCAAAGCCATAATAACACGGTGATCAAAATGCGCGTTGATTTCAACGCCGCCTTCGACCCCCTCCGGTCGGCCATGTACGATAATTTCAGCCTGACGTTCCTCCACGCGAGCTCCGGCCTTGGTCAGTTCGTTCAAATAATCGGTAATGCGATCACATTCCTTGTACCGCAAATTTTCCACATTATAAAAACGGGATGTGCCGTCAGCAAATACAGCGGCAGCCACCATGGCCAGCACAGCATCGGTTGCAGCATCGCCGTCAAACTCGATTGCCTTCAAACGTCCATTCCCCTTCACGACAACTGTGTCGTTCTTGTGCGTCAGCGGTACTTCCATCATACGAAGCACATCTACAATAGCACGTTCTCCCTGCTTGCTCTGTTCCTTTAGCCGATGGATGGTGACATCCGAGTTCGTTACGGCAGCCGCTGCCAGCACCGCGGCACTGCCCGGGTAATCCCCCTGCACTGTATACGTGCGCGGCTGATAAAATTGTCGTCCCGGAACACGGAAAGACATATAATCGTCACTTGCATGAATGATTATACCTGCCTCTTGGAGCACCTCCAGCGTCTGACCAATAACCACCTTGGATTTCAGATCATGCAGCACCTCGATTTCGCTGTCTTCCTCCAGTAAAGGTGTAAGGAATAGCAAAGCGCTCAAATATTGTGAGCTAACCGAACCGGACACCTGAATTTTGCCGCCCTTAGCTTGACCGCCCTGGATACGAATTGGCAACTTACCTTCGCGATGGTCCACTCTCACACCCAATTGGCCCAGCGCATCAATTAGATCATCATGTGGTCGTTTACCCAATGAGTCAGGATATGTATTAACGAAAGTAACATCCGGACATAAGGATGTAATTCCCATCAAAAAACGGAGCACCGCTCCGGCATTCCCCACATTTAACTCCTTCACAGCACGAGGATGGCTACCAAAACCCGTAATGACAATTTTTTCGTCATCCTCTTCCAGCACTGCCCCCAGATCAGCGATACAACGACGCATAGCATCACTATCCTCACTGTGTGCCGGAAAATAAATGGTACTTTCTCCATCGGCAAGCGCTGCTGTGAGCAGATAGCGTGTAGTGTAGTTTTTGGAGGACAAGGCCCCAATCTCTCCCTGCAAGGAAGGGGTAGGTCTAACGATAACATCCATATTGTACATGCTCCTTTTCGATTCAAACCATCCTAGTTTACGTTAATTATACAAGCTGTAGCGTTCATTTCTCTACCCAAAAAAATATACAATATTCATCTAGGTCTTTCGGAGTTTAATCCAGCAGGTTGATTAGTCTCTATCTTTCTTTAGGATTAACCCAATTGACAGCTTAGAGATAGCTTCGCTATCATACATAGAGAGTGTGATGTTTTGCACACGTCAATAACACACGCAGCACCCATTATACATTAGAAAAGAGGTCCAGCCATGACGCAAATCGCCCTGATTGAACCTTCTGAGCTTCGCGCACGCCTGCAAGCAGGAGAGCAACTGCAATTGATCGACGTTCGCGAGGCAGAAGAAGTAGCGGAAGGCATGATTGACGGTGCCAAGCATATTCCGCTCGGACAGATTCCGAGTCGTCTTGAGGAAATTGAACGTACCGGTGAAATTATCTTTATTTGCCGGAGCGGTTATCGCAGCGAACGAGCCTGCGAATATTTACAACAGCTCGGTTATGAAGGCTGCACTAACATGACTGGCGGTATGCTGCAATGGTCACAAGAGCAGTAAAATGCTGCTCACCACAAGAGACGGGATCTTCCCGTCTTTTTGTTACAACCCAAAGCTTAGACGCGGTAATGCGTTAAAATATCTTGTCGTTATCATACCACAGCGCCAAAAGATTACACAATCCTCTAGCTTCATCCTCATCCAATCAACTATCCACGAAAATCAAAAAACGGAAGCTTCTTCTACCACAAGGGTAAAAAAAGCTTCCGCTGTATTACATCGATGCTATCCTTACATATCCATCAATTTATTAGAACCACTGGTGATGGAACACGCCTTCTTTGTCCACACGTTTGAACGTATGCGCACCGAAGTAGTCACGTTGCGCTTGCAGCAAGTTTGCTGGCAGACGCTCAGTACGATAGCTGTCATAGTATGCGAGCGCGCTGGAGAAGCCCGGCACTGGAATACCTTGAGATACAGCCACGGAAATCACCTGACGCCATGCGTTTTGGTAAGTTTCTACTACATTTTTGAAGTAGGAATCCAGCAACAGGTTTTTCAGAGCAGGATCGCGGTCATACGCATCCTTGATGTTTTGCAGGAATTGCGAACGGATAATGCAACCGCCGCGGAAGATCATAGCAATTTTTCCGTATTTCAAATCCCAATCGTATTCATCGGAAGCTGCACGCATTTGAGCAAACCCTTGAGCATAAGACACAATTTTACTTGCGAACAATGCTTTACGTACGCTTTCGATAAATTCTTTTTTGTCTCCGCTGAAGGATTCAGCATTAGGACCGCTCAGCACTTTGCTTGCCGCAATGCGCTCGTCTTTCATAGCAGACAGGAAGCGGGAAAATACGGATTCGGTGATCATAGACAGTGGCACGCCCAGATCCAGCGCGCTTTGGCTTGTCCATTTACCAGTACCTTTTTGACCTGCTGCATCCAGAATAACGTCTACCATTGGTTTGCCTGTTTCGGAATCATATTGGGAGAAGATGTCAGCCGTGATTTCGATCAGGTAGCTGTCCAGCTCGCCTTTATTCCATTCTGTGAAGATTTCATGAAGCTCTTCCGCATTCACATTCAGGACCGATTTCAACAGGTGATAAGCCTCACCAATCAATTGCATGTCGCCGTACTCGATACCGTTATGCACCATTTTTACATAGTGACCAGCACCGTCGGGACCGATATATGTACAACAAGGGTCGCCTTCTACTTTTGCAGAGATTGCTGTCAGAATCGGCTCTACCAGCTTGTAGGCACTTTCTTGTCCACCTGGCATAATTGCAGGACCGTTCAAGGCACCTTCTTCGCCACCGGATACGCCTGTACCAATAAAGCGAAATCCTTTTTCCTCCAGCTCCTTACTGCGGCGCTGTGTATCAGGGAAGTAGGCATTGCCGCCGTCTATAATAATGTCGCCCTTGTCCAGATGAGGCACAAGCTGCTCAATCGTGGCATCCGTTGCTTTACCAGCTTGAACCATGATCAGGATTTTACGGGGCGATTCCAGTGAGTTCACAAATTCTTCAATGGAGAAAGTACCCGTCAATTTCTTACCTTCTGCTTCTTTGATAAGATCGTGCGTTTTTTCGGGAGAGCGGTTAAATACCGAGACGGTGAAGCCTCTGCTCTCAATATTAAGGGCCAAATTCTTACCCATTACCGCCAGGCCGATCACACCAATCTGCTGTTTTGCCATCTGGTTCCTCATCCTTTGCAACATATTTTTTATTCTATATCGCCGCTTTACCGCATTACACTTTATGTGAATCGGAACACGTGCAATTCTATTTTAACGTTTTTGGTGTCAGAAGTGAACCCCTGTCTATTCGCAGATCAAAACACCCCATTTTCATGAGGTGTTCAATTATACTAAATCTACATCATTATGCTTCCATCATCAGCAGTTGGCGGGATAGCGCTTGCAGGCGTTCATGGCAGTTCTCGGCTCTGGTCGTATCTCCCTCTGTCATTGCCGTGAAAAGCTTCTCCAATTCATCATCCACTTGCATTCTGAGCAGCAGCAGTCGGGTCTCTCCCTCATTGGAAATATACATTTCCTCCATCTCCTGCACTGACAGCACTGGTCCCTTCTGATAAATAACGCGTTGCTTAAAACCAGTAACCTCAACCAGACGAATGACCTCACCGAACAAAATATTTTCCACCAAAATATGATGGTCCTTGACTCTTTTGACAATGGCATGGCCTCGGGTGCTTCCAATCAGCTTTTCCAACCACTCCGCCAACTTGGCGTCGCGGATCACATAATCTCCGGCCAACTTGTAGTGCCCTGTACGCAATTGTTGAAAACGAAGCTTCACCAGCTTGCGTCCGGTCCTTACCGACAGCACCAGGTACGACTCATCCTCGCTCCAGTACAGCGAATATCCTTCCGATATCAAATCCTTGATCAGATTATGGATATGCCGACGGCTAAACCGGAGCTCCAAATTACAATATTCTACCTCGCAGCCCTTGTTCACGGCATTCCCTCCTTTTTCAAGTCCGATTCAAGAAGTCCGGCTACAGCAAGCCTGCGGCTTTCCCGCTTGATCTTCCCTTGCTCTATTTTATACTTCATTTTATGTAAGGGTACTTGGTTATTTGACCTATTTTTATGAGTAACAACGCACAATCCTACTTTTGCCTTATACTCTTGTCCCAAACCCGGCCTAAAGTCGGTCAAGCCTGATGGCATTATGCTATAATCGGACATATTACGCCACACGAAATGGCTTAACCCAGTTACAGGAGGAAAAGGTATGACATTCAGTGGATTTACTGCAAAGGACTTTGATGTTTTTGGAATACCGGGGCTGGAGCCTCGCATGGAGGTACTGATTGAACAGGTTCGACCCAAACTGGAAGCGATTGGTGCGGAGTTGGCTCCTTTCCTGACGGACTTGTGCGGCGAGCCTATGCACGTTCATGTTGCAAAGCATGCACGACGCAAAGTAAACCCACCCAAGGATTCTTGGGTAGCTTGGGCGGCGAACAAGCGTGGATACAAGGCGTTACCGCATTTTGAGGTAGGTATGTTTGCTTCACATCTATTCGTCATTTTTGCAATTATTTATGAAAGTCCGAATAAAACTACGTTTGCCCAGGCACTCAAAGCCAACCTGAGCAATGTACGCTCTAACATACCGGATCATTTTTACTGGTCCATGGACCATATGGCTCCGGAAGGTACAGAGCAAAAACAAATGGACGAGAAGGATTTTCAAACGATCATCGACAAGCTACAGCAGGTAAAAAAATCCGAGGTCATGTGTGGTATCCGTATCGACCGGGACGATCCACTCGCCAGTGACGGAGCTGCATTGCTACAGACAGTGCGTTCTACTTTTGAGCGTTTGCTGCCGCTGTACCAAATTGCCTTCTCGAAAGAGTAACCAGCATTAGCTAATCAAGCTGCTATTCAGGCTTTGGCCGTCTTTCTGCGCGGATTACGCGCCAAAGCCAAATGACAGCCGAACATAAGCAGCATTACAACTCCGCTGATGATAAATGGAGCTGTGTGTCCAGCGCGGTCCCACAGCACTCCTGAAACGAGTGGACCGATGACCATGCCGGAGCCTTGGAGTGTCAGAAAAAAGCCCCATACCGTCGCTCGTTCGCTTTCCGGGATCAATTTAGCGAGGAAGGTATTCCATGCAGGTAAAATAAGCGCATAGCCCAAGCCAATGAGCGCTACGGATACGAACACAAGCGGAATGGATCGGACGGCGGAAAAGAAAAACAGCGTAATCCCGGCAAGCAAAAAACCGGCGTGCAGAAAATACTCTGTTCCCAGCCGATCCACCAGCTTTCCGCAAGGAATAAGCGCCAGCACCGTCACCCCGCCGCCCGCGATCAAAAATACACTGTACAGATTCGGCGAAATGCCGAGGTCTGTCCGGGCGTACAGTGTCAATACTGGGCTGATCAAACCGATAACAAACGACTGCAAAAACAGCGCCGGGTAAATTAACGGGTTTACATCAAGTTTTGTTTTGAGAGAGTTGAACGTTTCCTTGATTCCTCCCAGTAGCTGCTTCTTTTGCTTCGCGAGACCGTCGGAGGACACCAAGGCGCTCCGTTGCAGCGCTCCTTTGTCAGCAGATTTTTTGCGTCCGGGCAGCATAAGGGAGACCAGCAATAACAAAATGCTGCATCCTGTCAAAATCATAAACACCATTCCGTAGGAATGACCATAATGTGCCATAGCGAAATTCATAACAAGCGGCCCCATTCCTGTTCCGCCCATGGACGCAATTTCCAATGTGCCCATCGCCGCACCATTGCTGTTATTAGGCCCGGACATTTCAGTCGTTCCAGTCATGACACAAGGCCAGAGCGGAGAAGTGCCCAGACCGAGCAGCAGACAGGCGACTACGAGCCACACTGGCTCTGTCAGCACGCTTAGCATGATCACCGCTACAAGTGTGAACAGCAACGCGGTCGACATCGTTCCCCGGTAGCCGAGCCGTTCAGCTATCCAGCCCGCCGGTGCCCGGAACGCATTGTCACCAAAATACTGGAGCGAAAAGGCCAGACCGATGATTCCGGCTGACAGTCCGAGCGTTTCTCCCATATATACCGGCAGGATAGCTACCAGAAGAGATCCCTTCATAAATTCAACCAGAAATACCAGTACCCATAATTCCGCAAAAAAGGGAGACCATAACCGCCGAGGATTTTTTTCTCTTCCGATTTGTTTCATCTGTCCCACATCCTCTACCTTCGTTTTTTCGTCATAAAGTCCGGGTTGTCTCCATGCTCCTCTCATTCACAAATAAAAGCACCGTCAACCGCTTGCATTCCTACTTCAAACTGCTATACTCAATTTTGTTCTATTATCACTTGCCAGGATTGTCGAAATCCTGCACGAAAGGTTGTGACAACACTAATGAATCAAAGCAACACCCCGCTTTTTACTGCTTTGAAAAAGCACGCTCAGAGCAACCCGGTTCAATTTCACATCCCAGGTCATAAAAAGGGAGTGGGGGCAGATCCGGAATTTCGCGAATTTATGGGGGATAATGCCTTTTCCATAGATATGATCAACATCGCTCCATTGGACGATCTGCATCAACCTACGGGTGTCATCGAAGAAGCCCAAAAGCTTGCGGCAGAAGCCTATGGAGCAGATTATACTTACTACAGTGTACAGGGTACAAGTGGAGCTATCATTACTATGATTATGTCCATCTGCTTGCCAGGTGATAAAATTATTGTACCCCGAAATGTACACAAATCTATAATGTCTGCCATTATATTGTCTGGAGCAAAGCCTGTATTCGTATCTCCGGTCAGTGATGAAAATCTTGGTATTCACCACGGGATTACAACCAAGTCCGTACGCCGGGCACTGGAACGCCATCCTGACGCCAAGGGCGTCCTCGTCATCAACCCGACATATTACGGTGTGTGCGCCGATTTGAAAGAAATAGTTGATCTCGCTCACAGCTATAATGTGCCGGTCCTGGTCGATGAGGCCCACGGTGTACTCATTCATTTTCATCCTGATCTGCCGATGTCCGCCATGGAAGCGGGAGCAGATATGTCAGCTACAAGCGTCCATAAGCTAGGCGGTTCCTTGACACAAAGCTCGATTCTGAATGTGAATACCAAAAACGGATACGTCAATCCGCAGCGTGTGCAGACGATTTTCAGTATGCTGACAACGACTTCCACTTCCTATATCCTGCTGGCTTCTCTGGACACATCACGCCGCAATCTGGCTCTCAATGGCTATGAAATAGCGCAACGTGCGCTTGATTTGGCCGAATACTGCCGTGCAGAGGTCAACAAGATTGAAGGATTATATTGCTTTGGCAGTGAAATTCTCGGTACAGAGGCAACCTATAATTATGACGCGACCAAAATCACCATTCATATTCGTCATCTAGGCCTTACTGGGTACGACGTGGAAAATTGGCTGAGAGAAAACTACAATATCGAGGTTGAGCTTAGCGATATGTACAATATTCTCTGTCTGGTGACCCCCGGGGATACGAAAGAGGACATTGAGATTTTATTGAAGGCTCTGCGTGAGCTGGCTGCTATTCATTATTCTACAGGTCAGCAGCATGAACTGGATGTAAAAATACAGGAAATCCCCCAGCTCTCCCTGATTCCGAGAGACGCTTTTTACGGAGATACGGAAGTGGTACCATTCAAGGAATCTGCTGGACGCATTATTGCAGAATTCATTTATGTATATCCGCCAGGTATTCCGATCCTGCTGCCGGGCGAAGTGATCTCACAGGACAATATTGATTATATTGTCGATCATGTGGAAGTAGGCCTGCCTGTTAAAGGGCCTGAGGATCGAACGGTACATCAAGTGAAGGTTATCGTCGAAACGGACGCCATTTCCTAAGCCTCCTGAGCCGTAACAAGCTTGAAAAATCTTATAAGCATCTTAAATGCTTAACAAAAAAAGCCCCCGATTGGGGGCTTTTTCATCAGCTTACAAAGTTGTAGCAGCCGATAGATCCAAGGTTATTCGTATTGGGCAACCAGCTCGCTGTATGCCTCTTCTACACGTTTCCATTCATCTTCGTCCTCGATATTGTAAAGCACCATTTCTTCGTTTTCTTCTTCCATACGAAGAATAATGCCGTCTGCTTCAGGATTGCCGCGCTCCAGCAGGAGAGCGTAAACGTGATTTTCTACGTCAAAGGTCTCTACCAGCACCATTTCTACATCTTTGCCATTTTCATCAGTTAGCGTAAGAACCATTTCTTCATGTTCGTGGTCATGATCGTGGTTGCAGGCTTCACCGTGTTCATGTTTGTGATCACTCATGGAAATACCTACCTTCAAATTGTTTTATTTTCCCCAGTATCGTAACATGATCAAGGGTACAGGTCAATTTGTGGTATGCCTAATTTATCGCTGTAATGACTTTTTCGGACACCAGTGTATAGCTGCTGTCTTTACTTTCTTTAATGTAGAAACCAACCCGGTAATTCCCTGCTGTTTTAAAATCATACGTAAAGTCGTTGGTACGGAACCAAAAGTTATCCTTTTGTGCTCCGCTGATATCCTGGGACTGAATATCTTTCACGTTACCCGCCGGGTCAGTAATCGCTACCTTCACTCCGGAGATATCCGCTTTCAACGTATCAATCTGACTGAATACATTGAATTTCACTTTGTTGCCTTTATTCACGTTACCGAACACCGTATCGCCCTTAAACAAGAACATGTGTACATTTGGTTGGTCGAAAACAACTTTTCCACCGGACGGATCAAAACTGACAATCCCGTTAAAATCCCGAATGGGCACATACGTTTTGCCATCAATGACAACCGCGCCATCCTTCGACACCTCACCGTTAATAATCAACTTCACTTGGTCCTTGGCGGATTCCGCCGAAATAACGGTCCCTCCCATTATCGAAAAGGCCATCACTAGGGCCATAACTTTTCTCCACTTCATCGCTAGATATCCCTCCATCATTATCTGTTAAATAACTTCTGTCTTACATTTATACCTAGCTCAGTTCCACAAGTTGCGCTAGGCATCACAAATTGTCCAAAGTTTTTGATATGGCGTAAAATCTTTAATTTCTAACAGCATCGATGGTAAGATACGACTGAAGAGGATTTATACACATTTAGCCTGGAGGGTGAAATACGAATGAGCCTGACCATACAAATGCTAGGCACAGGCAGTGCCTTTGCCAAAAACTATTACAACAATAACGCACTGCTGGACAGTGGAGAAGGCAAGCTGCTAATCGACTGTGGAACAACCGCTTCGCTGGCTCTGCACCAAATGGGTGTCCCATTGCCCGAAATTGACGCCATTCTAATCACCCACATTCACGCCGATCATGTCGGGGGTCTGGAAGAGTTTGGCTTTCAAATGAATATCCTACATGGTCGCAAACCTGTGCTTTGTATCGCAGAACCGCTAATTCATCCATTATGGGAAAATACGCTCAAGGGCGGCATGTCACAGCAAGGAATGATTGGCAAGCTGGAGGATGTGTTTGAGGTAAACGTGCTGACGCCTGGTGAACCCACCAGCTTAGTATCCGGCATCGAAGTTGAACTCATTCCTACCCGTCATATCCCCGGTAAAGACAGCTACTCCCTGTTCATTAATGACCGTCTTTTTTATAGTGCGGATATGACCTTTGATCCAGATCTGCTGAATCAACTGGTACACGAGCGAGGCTGTCGCAGCATTTTGCATGAGGTTCAATTACAGGGTGCAGGAGAAGTCCATACGACGTTGGACGAGCTGCTCAGCTTGCCAATCCAGCTTCAAGAGCGGATTCGTCTCATGCACTATAGTGACGACATGGAGCAATTCAAGGAAAAAGCTGGAGTCATGTCCTTTCTGGAGCAGCAGCGCGTATACAACATTGTGGAGCTGGAACGCACAGAGCAAAAATAATACTGGATACAAAGTGAGAAAGCAAAAAGCCGCCGGGTTTCCAACTGGAAAAAGAGCCCGGCGACTTTGGCATATACTTGCGTGTAGTTATGTGCTTAGTGATAGATGCTTGAAATGAACGTCAGAACAACGGCAACTGATCCAAATTATTCGTAGGATCTCCATCAGCATCTCCGCGAATCCGGTTGCTTCCGTCCTTGGCTTTGAAAACATTGACCCCGGCAATCGAGCCTGCTTCAATTTCATTTAGAGCCTGACTGTAATCCAAAACCCGTCCGGTAGATGTCTGAAATGACGTCAGATCACCATCACCGTTTTTACGTACTGCCGTAATTTGTTCCCGTTCTACATTAGCCATGCTGCATCGCTCCTTATCCATAGTGTAGTGGAGGAACTTTTACTAGCATGCACCCTATGCAGAATTATATGCATCTTCGGGCTGCCGGCTACAGCTTTTTGCGCATGCGCACATGTGGAATCCCGGCATCGTCAAAAGGTTCTTCCGAAATCGTCTCGTAACCGAGCTTCTCGTAAAACTTTTCAGCTTGACATTGAGCATCCAGCAGCGAATGCCGCAGCCCCAGCTCACGTGCGCGTTCCTCCAGAGCCAGCAGCAATATACGTCCGTACCCCCCGGAGCGATGCTCCTTGAGAACCGCAATACGTTGCATTTTAGCTGTATCTTCCTCATAATAGGTCAAGCGTCCCGTTGCCACCATCTCACCATGATCAGAGATTAGCAAGTGATGTGCAGTATCCCCCAGCTTGTCAAAATGGTCAATTTCTAGATTGAGAGGAACTTTTTGCTCCTCGACAAACACCTTGGTACGGATCAATATCGCTGCCTGTAGCTGTTCTTCTGTCGTCACACTAATAATTTCTGCGGCCATCATCCGCTCCCCCTTATCACTGCTTCAATTTGCAAACCCACTAAATTTGAATTATATATATAAATGGTAATGAAGTACAAGCTTATTTCTATTTTTCTACTTTACATTTATGGTTAATACATGATATTATCTAATAACCGAAGGACGGTAGCTCAGCGGGAGAGCATTATCTTGACAGGGTAAGGGTCATGGGTTCGATCCCCATCCGTCCTATACGTCAAAAAGCCTTGATACTCAAGGCTTTTTTGTTTGCCTGAAAATAAAAAAGTCTCATAGTTAGAACTCCAAGTGACTTATTGTGTATATCCCCCTCTCTCTTCTTCATTCACTTTATCCACCCGTTATAAAAATCTCTTCCTATCTATGGAATGGAATGAAATAAATTCTATTCCTGATTGAAAGACCCATCCAGCTCCATAGTAGCTTCGC carries:
- a CDS encoding DUF3892 domain-containing protein, with protein sequence MANVEREQITAVRKNGDGDLTSFQTSTGRVLDYSQALNEIEAGSIAGVNVFKAKDGSNRIRGDADGDPTNNLDQLPLF
- a CDS encoding MFS transporter; the protein is MKQIGREKNPRRLWSPFFAELWVLVFLVEFMKGSLLVAILPVYMGETLGLSAGIIGLAFSLQYFGDNAFRAPAGWIAERLGYRGTMSTALLFTLVAVIMLSVLTEPVWLVVACLLLGLGTSPLWPCVMTGTTEMSGPNNSNGAAMGTLEIASMGGTGMGPLVMNFAMAHYGHSYGMVFMILTGCSILLLLVSLMLPGRKKSADKGALQRSALVSSDGLAKQKKQLLGGIKETFNSLKTKLDVNPLIYPALFLQSFVIGLISPVLTLYARTDLGISPNLYSVFLIAGGGVTVLALIPCGKLVDRLGTEYFLHAGFLLAGITLFFFSAVRSIPLVFVSVALIGLGYALILPAWNTFLAKLIPESERATVWGFFLTLQGSGMVIGPLVSGVLWDRAGHTAPFIISGVVMLLMFGCHLALARNPRRKTAKA
- a CDS encoding DUF1292 domain-containing protein — translated: MSDHKHEHGEACNHDHDHEHEEMVLTLTDENGKDVEMVLVETFDVENHVYALLLERGNPEADGIILRMEEENEEMVLYNIEDEDEWKRVEEAYSELVAQYE
- a CDS encoding aminotransferase class I/II-fold pyridoxal phosphate-dependent enzyme; the encoded protein is MNQSNTPLFTALKKHAQSNPVQFHIPGHKKGVGADPEFREFMGDNAFSIDMINIAPLDDLHQPTGVIEEAQKLAAEAYGADYTYYSVQGTSGAIITMIMSICLPGDKIIVPRNVHKSIMSAIILSGAKPVFVSPVSDENLGIHHGITTKSVRRALERHPDAKGVLVINPTYYGVCADLKEIVDLAHSYNVPVLVDEAHGVLIHFHPDLPMSAMEAGADMSATSVHKLGGSLTQSSILNVNTKNGYVNPQRVQTIFSMLTTTSTSYILLASLDTSRRNLALNGYEIAQRALDLAEYCRAEVNKIEGLYCFGSEILGTEATYNYDATKITIHIRHLGLTGYDVENWLRENYNIEVELSDMYNILCLVTPGDTKEDIEILLKALRELAAIHYSTGQQHELDVKIQEIPQLSLIPRDAFYGDTEVVPFKESAGRIIAEFIYVYPPGIPILLPGEVISQDNIDYIVDHVEVGLPVKGPEDRTVHQVKVIVETDAIS
- a CDS encoding GNAT family N-acetyltransferase, with amino-acid sequence MAAEIISVTTEEQLQAAILIRTKVFVEEQKVPLNLEIDHFDKLGDTAHHLLISDHGEMVATGRLTYYEEDTAKMQRIAVLKEHRSGGYGRILLLALEERARELGLRHSLLDAQCQAEKFYEKLGYETISEEPFDDAGIPHVRMRKKL
- a CDS encoding MBL fold metallo-hydrolase; this encodes MSLTIQMLGTGSAFAKNYYNNNALLDSGEGKLLIDCGTTASLALHQMGVPLPEIDAILITHIHADHVGGLEEFGFQMNILHGRKPVLCIAEPLIHPLWENTLKGGMSQQGMIGKLEDVFEVNVLTPGEPTSLVSGIEVELIPTRHIPGKDSYSLFINDRLFYSADMTFDPDLLNQLVHERGCRSILHEVQLQGAGEVHTTLDELLSLPIQLQERIRLMHYSDDMEQFKEKAGVMSFLEQQRVYNIVELERTEQK